The Octopus sinensis linkage group LG19, ASM634580v1, whole genome shotgun sequence genome contains a region encoding:
- the LOC115222176 gene encoding uncharacterized protein LOC115222176, whose translation MLKWKNKSFKPNSSSPENVKNKDTSKNVKPINSIFKISTFKKTPIKVTTFNDKDNYTEINCNTMEATNGFLLMGGNEPTDLEKIPNKANNDSSDQTNNSTPFDPEPLDHKVRDNPLYETHTLFEKPSDTSTSEYHDVLDSLQSNDDQIGEISQNVGVLSLNSDQKTTIQHTDKSLYESINLKVYDNNMDGLNKESKLMTNNRMTVAATVEPDYLSRRNLLNSNLMDNDYEEIYIPDPDYDEDEATLSFKNEDFGNTDSQENSPRQLFTNYEGEDFGKYLSDEEDFVDTNGYTWRKNIQYQTSSPKSQKANTEIKRNRPKNPKQLKQCSNLPPK comes from the coding sequence ATGCTCAAGTGGAAAAATAAATCGTTTAAACCCAACAGTTCTTCTccagaaaatgtaaaaaataaagatacttCAAAAAACGTTAAACcaatcaattcaatttttaaaatatctacaTTTAAAAAGACCCCAATAAAAGTTACCACTTTTAATGACAAAGATAATTATACGGAAATTAATTGTAATACTATGGAGGCAACAAATGGTTTTTTGCTCATGGGTGGAAATGAACCCACTGATTTGGAAAAAATACCCAATAAAGCAAACAATGACTCATCAGATCAAACAAATAATTCCACTCCTTTTGATCCTGAACCATTGGATCATAAAGTAAGAGATAATCCTCTTTATGAAACTCATACACTATTTGAAAAGCCTTCTGACACCTCAACATCAGAATATCATGATGTCTTGGATTCATTACAGAGCAATGATGATCAAATTGGGGAGATTTCTCAAAATGTAGGTGTTCTGTCTCTAAACAGTGACCAAAAGACTACTATACAACATACAGACAAGTCACTCTATGAGTCTATAAATCTAAAAGTTTATGATAACAATATGGATGGCCTAAATAAGGAATCTAAATTGATGACTAATAATCGGATGACAGTTGCAGCAACAGTTGAACCAGATTACCTCTCTCGAAGGAACCTTTTAAACTCAAACTTAATGGATAATGATTATGAAGAAATTTACATTCCTGACcctgattatgatgaagatgaagccACTCTCAGCTTTAAGAATGAAGATTTTGGCAACACAGATTCACAGGAAAACTCTCCTCGGCAACTCTTTACGAACTATGAAGGAGAAGATTTTGGTAAATATCTTTCTGATGAGGAAGACTTTGTTGATACAAATGGTTACACTTGGCGCAAAAATATTCAGTATCAGACTTCAAGCCCTAAATCACAGAAAGCTAACACAGAAATTAAAAGGAACCGACCAAAAAATCCAAAACAGCTCAAGCAATGTTCAAATCTGCCCCCAAAATAA